The following proteins are encoded in a genomic region of Bernardetia sp. MNP-M8:
- the carB gene encoding carbamoyl-phosphate synthase large subunit, with protein MPRNKSIRHILIIGSGPIVIGQACEFDYAGSQAARSLREEGIKVSLINSNPATIMTDPINADHVYLLPLTPDSIETILREQEIDAVLPTMGGQTALNLSIKCNDIGLWEKYNVKVIGVDFEAIDTTEDRDKFKLCMENMGVGVAVGQTAKSFLQGKKIAQQIGFPLVIRPSFTLGGTGGSVVYDKEEFDSSLSRGLHTSPIHEVLIEQCVVGWKEFELELLRDSAGNVIIICSIENFDPMGVHTGDSITVAPAMTLPDTVYQEMRSLAIKMMNGIGNFAGGCNVQFAVNPDNDDIIAIEINPRVSRSSALASKATGYPIAKIAAKLAIGYNLDELDNAITGTTSAFFEPSIDYVIVKVPRWNFDKFEGSDSRLGFQMKSVGEAMGIGRNFQEALQKACQSLEIRRNGLGADGKEVTNQEEIHQKLKVPSWDRLFRIYDAFKLGIPMKRIFDLTRIDKWFLHQIEQIVELENEIQKYKLDTLPYDLLLKAKKKGLADRQIAHLMNCLESDIHKKRTDLGINRVWKMVDTCSAEFEAQTPYYYSTFETENESIRSDKKKVVVLGSGPNRIGQGIEFDYSCVHGVLAAKEAGYETIMINCNPETVSTDFDIADKLYFEPVFWEHIYDIILNEKPEGVIVQLGGQTALKLAEKLERYGIPILGTSYEALDLAEDRGRFSDLLKENDIPYPKYHAIKTAEEAIEKAAEMEFPLLVRPSYVLGGQRMKIVINEQELEEHIINIFKDLGQQTILIDEFLDGAIEAEADAICDTEDVYIVGVMEHIEPAGIHSGDSYAVLPPFDLDENIMKQIHDHTKKIALALKTKGVINIQFAIKDGIVYIIEANPRASRTVPFICKAYQEPYIKYATWVMLDHKKVKDFNFEPQQNGYAIKIPVFSFDKFPNVNKELGPEMKSTGEAIYFIHHLKDPFFKEIYNERNLYLSR; from the coding sequence ATGCCTAGAAACAAATCTATTCGTCATATTCTCATTATTGGAAGTGGTCCTATTGTCATTGGACAAGCCTGTGAGTTTGATTATGCAGGTTCGCAAGCTGCTCGTTCGCTTCGTGAAGAAGGAATAAAGGTCTCGCTCATCAATTCCAATCCTGCAACGATAATGACCGACCCTATCAATGCAGACCACGTTTATCTGTTGCCACTCACACCAGATTCTATTGAAACCATTTTACGAGAACAAGAAATTGATGCCGTTTTACCTACCATGGGAGGTCAGACGGCATTAAATTTATCCATAAAATGTAACGATATTGGACTTTGGGAAAAATACAATGTCAAAGTAATTGGAGTAGATTTTGAAGCCATCGATACAACAGAAGACAGAGATAAATTCAAACTCTGTATGGAAAATATGGGAGTTGGAGTAGCTGTCGGACAAACAGCAAAATCATTTTTACAAGGAAAAAAAATTGCTCAACAAATAGGTTTTCCTTTGGTAATTCGTCCATCTTTTACACTTGGAGGAACAGGAGGAAGTGTTGTTTATGACAAAGAAGAATTTGATAGCTCACTTTCAAGAGGTTTGCATACTTCGCCTATTCACGAAGTTTTGATAGAACAATGTGTAGTAGGTTGGAAAGAATTTGAGTTAGAGCTTTTGAGAGATTCGGCAGGAAATGTAATCATTATCTGTTCGATTGAGAATTTTGACCCAATGGGTGTTCATACTGGAGATTCAATTACAGTTGCACCAGCAATGACATTGCCTGACACTGTTTATCAAGAAATGCGTAGCCTTGCTATAAAAATGATGAACGGAATCGGAAATTTTGCAGGTGGTTGTAATGTTCAGTTTGCTGTCAATCCTGACAACGATGATATAATTGCTATCGAAATTAACCCTCGTGTTTCTCGTTCGTCTGCCCTTGCTTCAAAGGCAACAGGTTATCCAATCGCTAAAATTGCTGCAAAATTAGCTATCGGTTATAATCTTGATGAGCTAGATAATGCCATTACAGGAACAACTTCTGCATTTTTTGAACCTTCTATTGATTATGTAATTGTAAAAGTTCCTCGTTGGAATTTTGATAAATTTGAAGGTTCGGATTCTCGTTTGGGCTTCCAAATGAAATCGGTAGGAGAAGCAATGGGAATTGGTCGCAATTTCCAAGAGGCACTACAAAAAGCCTGTCAGTCTTTAGAAATTCGCAGAAATGGATTAGGTGCAGACGGAAAAGAAGTTACAAATCAAGAAGAAATTCATCAAAAACTAAAAGTGCCTTCTTGGGATAGATTATTCAGAATTTATGATGCTTTCAAATTAGGAATACCAATGAAACGTATTTTTGATTTGACAAGGATTGATAAATGGTTCTTACACCAAATCGAACAAATTGTAGAATTAGAAAACGAAATTCAAAAATATAAATTAGATACACTTCCTTACGATTTACTTCTAAAAGCAAAGAAAAAAGGATTGGCAGACCGTCAAATTGCACATTTGATGAACTGCTTAGAAAGTGATATTCATAAAAAAAGAACAGATTTAGGAATAAATCGTGTTTGGAAAATGGTGGATACTTGTTCAGCCGAATTTGAAGCACAAACGCCTTATTACTATTCTACTTTCGAAACCGAAAATGAATCCATCCGAAGTGATAAGAAAAAAGTTGTCGTTTTGGGTTCAGGCCCTAATCGTATCGGACAAGGAATTGAGTTTGATTATTCGTGTGTTCATGGTGTTTTGGCTGCAAAAGAAGCAGGTTACGAAACCATTATGATAAATTGTAATCCTGAAACCGTTTCTACAGATTTTGATATTGCTGATAAACTCTATTTTGAACCTGTTTTTTGGGAACACATTTATGATATAATTCTGAATGAAAAACCAGAAGGTGTTATCGTCCAATTAGGAGGGCAAACGGCTCTAAAACTTGCTGAAAAATTAGAGCGTTATGGAATTCCAATTTTGGGAACGAGTTATGAAGCCTTAGATTTGGCAGAAGATAGAGGGCGTTTTTCTGATTTATTGAAAGAAAATGATATTCCTTATCCAAAATACCACGCTATCAAAACGGCAGAAGAAGCCATCGAAAAAGCTGCTGAAATGGAATTTCCTTTGCTTGTTCGTCCGTCTTATGTTTTGGGTGGACAACGTATGAAAATCGTTATTAATGAGCAAGAATTAGAAGAACACATCATCAATATTTTTAAAGACTTGGGACAACAAACCATTTTGATAGATGAATTTTTAGATGGTGCAATCGAAGCCGAAGCCGATGCAATTTGTGATACCGAAGATGTTTATATTGTTGGTGTAATGGAACATATTGAGCCTGCTGGGATTCACTCTGGCGATTCGTATGCCGTTTTGCCTCCTTTTGATTTGGATGAGAATATCATGAAACAGATTCATGACCACACCAAAAAAATTGCGTTGGCTCTCAAAACAAAAGGTGTCATTAATATTCAATTCGCTATTAAAGATGGAATTGTTTATATCATTGAAGCCAATCCAAGAGCATCCCGAACAGTTCCTTTTATCTGTAAAGCCTACCAAGAACCGTATATCAAATATGCCACTTGGGTAATGCTAGACCACAAAAAGGTAAAAGATTTTAATTTTGAGCCACAACAAAACGGTTATGCTATCAAAATTCCTGTTTTCTCCTTTGATAAATTCCCTAATGTAAACAAAGAATTAGGACCTGAAATGAAATCTACTGGAGAAGCCATTTATTTTATTCATCACTTAAAAGACCCTTTCTTTAAAGAGATTTATAATGAACGTAATTTGTATTTGAGTAGGTAA
- a CDS encoding outer membrane beta-barrel protein, producing MKKLIVFLIVCFSFSFTLSTAQAQYEQGQIDANLGVGFLSTFYGSGLSQSIPPIGLSVDYGVTDNISVGGYAAYASTKFDTFDDWRYTYTIIGVRGAYHFDLGHEKIDTYGGALLGYNIISFSGDDYFQGTAASAAAFSVFLGGRYRFTENLGAFAELGYGISVLQLGLNVKF from the coding sequence ATGAAAAAATTAATTGTATTTTTAATCGTATGCTTCTCTTTCTCCTTTACTTTATCCACTGCTCAAGCTCAATATGAACAAGGTCAAATTGATGCAAATCTTGGAGTAGGTTTTTTATCTACTTTTTATGGTTCTGGGTTATCTCAAAGTATCCCACCTATTGGTCTTAGTGTAGACTATGGTGTTACAGATAATATTAGTGTAGGTGGTTATGCTGCTTATGCTTCTACTAAGTTTGATACTTTTGATGATTGGAGATATACTTACACTATTATAGGAGTTAGAGGTGCATATCATTTTGATTTAGGCCATGAAAAGATTGATACTTATGGTGGTGCTTTGTTAGGATATAATATTATTTCTTTTAGTGGAGATGATTATTTTCAAGGAACTGCGGCTAGTGCTGCTGCTTTCTCTGTATTTTTGGGTGGTAGATACAGATTTACAGAGAACTTAGGAGCTTTTGCAGAGTTGGGTTATGGCATATCTGTTCTTCAACTTGGTTTAAATGTAAAGTTCTAA
- a CDS encoding outer membrane beta-barrel protein: protein MKKLFASVLMCALFIFSFSTAQAQYEQGQLDVNLGVGLLPTFLGAGTTAKLPPIGLSVDYGVSDNISIGGYASYASATVDSFDEWNYTYTILGARGAYHFNVSNDRFDPYGGALLGYNIVSVDYGDSAFTSGGAASAFTWSAFLGARYRFTDNLGVYGELGYGISILQLGVNLKF from the coding sequence ATGAAAAAATTATTTGCTTCAGTACTCATGTGTGCTTTGTTTATTTTTAGTTTTTCTACTGCTCAAGCTCAATATGAGCAAGGACAACTTGATGTAAATCTTGGAGTGGGTCTTCTTCCTACCTTCTTAGGCGCAGGAACTACTGCAAAACTTCCACCTATAGGACTTAGTGTAGATTATGGTGTTAGTGATAATATCAGTATTGGTGGGTATGCTTCTTATGCTTCTGCAACAGTAGATAGTTTTGATGAATGGAACTATACTTATACTATTTTGGGTGCTAGAGGTGCTTATCACTTCAATGTGAGCAATGATCGTTTTGACCCTTATGGTGGTGCTTTATTAGGTTATAACATTGTTTCTGTAGATTATGGAGATAGCGCATTTACTAGTGGTGGTGCTGCTAGTGCTTTTACTTGGTCTGCATTCTTAGGTGCTCGTTACCGTTTTACTGATAACCTTGGTGTTTATGGAGAACTTGGATATGGTATATCTATTCTTCAACTTGGTGTAAACTTAAAGTTCTAA
- a CDS encoding macro domain-containing protein yields the protein MNYTKGNILESNTEVIINPVNIVGVMGKGLALAFKKQFPHNYKIYKEACKNKTINIGKLLLVSDFNNESNLERKQFIINFPTKKHWRSPSKMEYVEEGLKDLVRIIETQKFESMAIPALGCGLGGLEWEDVRFLLEKYLEKIEGIKITIYEPS from the coding sequence ATGAACTACACAAAAGGAAATATATTAGAATCAAATACAGAAGTAATTATCAATCCTGTAAATATAGTTGGAGTGATGGGAAAAGGACTTGCTTTAGCGTTCAAAAAACAGTTTCCTCATAATTACAAAATCTATAAAGAAGCCTGTAAAAACAAAACTATCAATATTGGAAAGTTGCTTTTGGTCAGTGATTTTAATAATGAATCTAATTTGGAGAGAAAACAATTTATCATAAACTTTCCTACAAAAAAACATTGGCGCAGTCCTTCCAAAATGGAATATGTTGAAGAAGGTCTAAAAGATTTAGTTAGAATTATAGAAACACAAAAATTTGAAAGTATGGCTATTCCTGCTTTAGGATGTGGCTTGGGAGGATTAGAATGGGAAGATGTACGTTTTTTATTAGAGAAATATTTAGAAAAAATAGAAGGGATTAAAATTACAATTTATGAACCTTCTTAA
- a CDS encoding glycosyl hydrolase, giving the protein MRQQLQTYFIAILLLGSTITFTKAQEVFKPDTTYFSSTKWRQISPFRGGRSAAVTGVAGNPDLFYFGATGGGVWRTEDGGMSWSNISDPDFGGSIGAIAVSEYDNNVIYVGGGEKTVRGNVSHGNGAWKSLDAGKTWQKIGLEDSRHITRIRIHPKNPDLVYAAVLGHLFGSSEQRGVYRSKDGGKNWERILFSNKDAGAVDLILDPTNPRVIYASTWKIRRTPYSLESGGEGSALWKSTDGGDTWKNLTKEAKGLPKGDLGIIGVTVSPAQKDRVWTIIEAKEGGVFRSDDGGETFAKINDERKLRQRAWYYTRIYAHPTNPEGVYVLNVNFHFSSDGGKSYNEIDTPHGDHHDLWLDPQNPERMIIGDDGGAQVSKNAGKSFSTYMNQPTAQFYRVSTDNHFPYRLYAGQQDNSALRISSQDQGKWEETAGGESGHIVADPKNNDIVYGGSYGGFLMRYNHKTEETRLVDIYPDNHMGWGAAELKYRFQWNFPIFFSPNNQNTLYAAANVLFKTTNEGQSWEAISPDLTRNDKSKMQPSGGEITKDNTSVEYYGTIFAAAESPAESGVIWTGSDDGLIQITKDGGKNWENVTPKILPEWAMINSIDLHPTKKGVAYIAATRYKSDDFAPYLYKTKDYGKTWTKITNGIPNTDFTRVLRLDPVREGLLYAGTESNVYVSFDDGQNWQPMRYNLPIVPITDLQVKENDLIAATQGRSFWIFDDLNPLRNFDKTTLEKIKTENFLVFKPSDTYLSERNMKLNFYLNQKPDTSKILEVEILDKDGNLIQKYSSDDNKVTKDKDSNIKKLDAQKGANTITWNMRHEDAKKFDGMILWFGGTQGVQAMPNDYKAKITFDGKTQETDFKLLKDPRWSVSDEGLQERFVFLKEVRDKLTETHEAIINIRKIRSSLNDWKTKASAKEEWKVVADSAESIVKNLTKIEETLYQTQNRSGQDPLNFPVRLNNKLSALATTVGYGNFPPNEGAKEVKADITSKIDEQLKIYYEILKTDIPNFNKLVADKNIPAVEVEK; this is encoded by the coding sequence ATGAGACAACAATTACAAACGTACTTCATAGCAATATTGCTTCTAGGAAGTACAATCACATTCACAAAGGCACAAGAAGTTTTCAAACCTGACACCACTTATTTTTCTTCTACAAAATGGCGACAAATAAGTCCCTTTCGTGGTGGACGTTCGGCAGCCGTAACAGGTGTAGCAGGAAATCCAGACTTATTTTATTTTGGTGCAACAGGTGGTGGAGTGTGGCGAACAGAAGACGGAGGAATGAGTTGGAGTAATATTTCTGATCCAGATTTTGGAGGTTCGATTGGTGCGATTGCAGTTAGTGAATATGACAATAATGTGATTTATGTAGGAGGAGGAGAAAAAACAGTTCGTGGAAATGTTTCACATGGAAATGGAGCTTGGAAAAGTCTTGATGCAGGAAAAACATGGCAAAAAATAGGCTTAGAAGATTCTCGTCATATCACACGTATTAGAATTCATCCAAAAAATCCTGATTTGGTTTATGCTGCTGTTTTGGGACATTTATTTGGTTCTAGTGAGCAAAGAGGAGTTTATAGAAGTAAAGATGGAGGCAAAAATTGGGAAAGAATTTTATTTTCAAACAAAGACGCAGGTGCAGTAGACTTGATTTTAGACCCAACGAATCCACGAGTAATTTATGCAAGTACGTGGAAAATTAGAAGAACTCCATATAGCTTAGAGAGTGGTGGCGAAGGTTCAGCACTTTGGAAAAGTACAGATGGTGGCGATACGTGGAAAAATCTTACAAAAGAAGCTAAAGGACTTCCAAAAGGAGATTTGGGAATCATTGGTGTAACTGTTTCTCCTGCTCAAAAAGATAGAGTTTGGACAATTATTGAAGCAAAAGAAGGTGGTGTTTTTCGTTCTGATGATGGGGGAGAAACATTTGCAAAAATAAACGATGAACGAAAATTACGTCAAAGAGCGTGGTATTATACTCGTATTTATGCACATCCAACTAATCCAGAAGGCGTTTATGTTTTGAATGTAAATTTTCATTTTTCGTCTGATGGAGGAAAAAGTTATAATGAAATAGATACCCCACATGGCGACCATCACGACCTTTGGCTTGACCCACAAAATCCAGAACGCATGATTATTGGAGATGACGGAGGGGCACAAGTTTCGAAAAATGCAGGAAAGAGTTTTTCTACGTATATGAATCAACCAACAGCACAGTTTTATAGAGTAAGTACAGATAATCATTTTCCATACAGGCTTTATGCAGGTCAGCAAGATAATTCTGCACTTCGTATTTCTTCACAAGACCAAGGCAAATGGGAAGAAACAGCAGGAGGAGAAAGTGGACATATTGTAGCCGATCCAAAAAATAATGATATTGTCTATGGTGGTTCGTATGGTGGTTTTTTGATGCGTTATAATCACAAAACAGAAGAAACTCGTTTGGTTGATATTTATCCTGATAATCACATGGGTTGGGGAGCTGCTGAATTGAAATATCGTTTTCAGTGGAATTTCCCTATATTTTTCTCGCCAAACAATCAAAATACACTTTATGCTGCTGCAAATGTTTTGTTCAAGACTACCAATGAAGGGCAAAGTTGGGAAGCCATTAGTCCAGATTTAACACGAAATGATAAATCAAAAATGCAGCCTTCGGGAGGAGAAATCACAAAAGATAATACAAGTGTAGAATATTATGGGACTATTTTCGCTGCTGCCGAATCGCCTGCTGAAAGTGGTGTTATTTGGACAGGATCGGACGATGGACTTATTCAGATTACAAAAGATGGAGGCAAGAATTGGGAAAATGTTACGCCAAAAATTCTCCCAGAATGGGCAATGATAAACTCTATTGATTTGCATCCAACTAAAAAAGGTGTTGCCTATATTGCAGCTACTCGTTATAAGTCTGATGATTTTGCGCCTTATTTGTACAAAACAAAAGATTATGGCAAAACGTGGACAAAAATCACAAACGGAATTCCAAATACTGATTTTACTAGAGTTTTACGTCTTGACCCTGTGCGTGAAGGTCTTTTGTATGCAGGAACAGAAAGTAATGTGTATGTTTCTTTTGATGATGGTCAGAATTGGCAACCGATGCGCTATAATTTGCCGATTGTTCCGATTACAGATTTGCAAGTAAAGGAAAATGATTTGATTGCAGCTACCCAAGGCAGAAGTTTTTGGATTTTTGATGATTTGAATCCTCTTCGTAATTTTGATAAAACAACTTTAGAAAAAATCAAAACCGAAAATTTCTTAGTCTTTAAGCCATCTGATACCTATTTGAGCGAACGAAATATGAAATTGAATTTTTATCTAAATCAAAAACCAGATACATCAAAGATTTTGGAAGTTGAAATTTTGGATAAAGATGGAAATTTAATTCAAAAATATTCTTCTGATGATAATAAGGTAACAAAAGATAAAGATTCTAACATTAAAAAATTAGATGCTCAAAAAGGCGCAAATACAATCACTTGGAATATGCGTCATGAAGATGCAAAGAAGTTTGATGGAATGATTCTTTGGTTTGGTGGAACGCAAGGCGTTCAAGCTATGCCAAACGACTATAAAGCAAAAATTACTTTTGATGGAAAAACCCAAGAAACGGATTTTAAACTCTTGAAAGACCCACGTTGGAGTGTTTCTGATGAAGGTTTACAAGAGCGTTTTGTGTTTTTGAAGGAAGTAAGAGACAAACTTACCGAAACGCACGAAGCTATTATTAATATTCGTAAAATTCGCTCTAGTTTGAATGATTGGAAAACAAAAGCGAGTGCAAAAGAAGAATGGAAAGTAGTTGCAGATTCGGCAGAAAGTATCGTCAAAAATCTAACAAAAATTGAAGAAACTTTGTACCAAACTCAAAACAGAAGTGGACAAGACCCTTTGAATTTTCCTGTTCGTTTGAATAATAAATTGAGTGCTTTAGCCACTACGGTAGGTTATGGGAATTTTCCTCCCAATGAAGGAGCAAAAGAAGTAAAAGCAGATATTACAAGCAAAATTGATGAGCAGTTGAAGATTTATTATGAAATTTTGAAAACTGATATTCCTAATTTTAATAAATTAGTTGCTGATAAAAATATTCCTGCTGTTGAGGTAGAGAAATAA